In Osmerus eperlanus chromosome 4, fOsmEpe2.1, whole genome shotgun sequence, the sequence CCCACgtccagtgcaaaaagcagtcttCGGTCGGGCAGATGGGGCGAGAGGCATCTGGTAATAGCCAGAGCGAAGGTCCAGGGAGGAAAACCAGGCAGAGCCTGAGACTAAGTCCAGAGACTCATCCACGCGGGGTAGTGGATATGAGTCCTTCTTAGTTACCCCATTCAGTGGCCTGTAGTCCGAGCAGAGGCGCCACTCACCGTTCTTTTTGGGGACCATGACCACTGCAGCTGCCCAGGGGCTATCTGATGGCTCGATGATGCCTGCCTGCAGCATGTTCCCGACAGCTTTGTCACACGCCTCTTGCCGTGCCAGTGGAAGCCGGCGGGGACGGCACTTTATCGGACGGGCGTCCCCGGTGTCAATCTCATGCTCCACCAGCTGTGTTCGCCCAACTTCATCCTCCCTCAGTGCAAAGCTGTCTTTAAACTCCACTAACAGCCGCCACAACAGCTCCTGCTGTTGTGGGTCCAGGTCACCACAGTTCTCCATCCAGATTTTCGTGATGGCAGAACGCgttgtctcctcctccatctgggGCAGCAGGGCCGGAGACGAGCAGCCCATGCTGATGGGGGCTGGCACTgccagcaggggtggaggggagttgGCTGCTGTCACCTCTGTCTCCAGCTGAGAGGGAGGCGACTGAACAGCCATGCCGTGGGCGTGGGGGGGTGGTCTGTTAGGGGAACACGCACCCTGATGTCGTGAggggttttggggaaatgtggGTGTGGCCTGCGGCTCCGCTGTGCCAACTTCTCGTGCCGGCAACGTAATGGGTGCAGCAACTGGTGATGTCACGGCCGACAACGCGATGACAGGCCAGTCCTGAAACCTGAGCGTGCCTCTGCCCAGGTCCAGCTGACAGCCCGTGGCCTTCAAGAAATCCAGTCCTAGTATGCACGGGTCCTGCACGCTTGCCACCCACACTGGGTGGCGGACAGCTTTTCCCCCCACAGTCAGTGTCATTTCTCCCCTGCCTTTCATGGGTGCCAACCCGCCCGTGACTGTGCGCAGCTGCACAGTGGTGGGCTCTAACTGAGTCCAGCCTGGCACCACATCAGGTCTTACCAGCGTCACTGTGGACCCCGTGTCCACCAGAGCAGTGCAGGGAACCCCCTCAACGGTCACTGGGACATGACAAAAGTCCCCAACACAAGTCCGCCCCACCACTACCACAGGTTCCGTGGGGATGTTGTCGTCTGCTTCTGGGGGAAGTGGGCCCTGACTCCCCCGTCCGTGCTTTCGGGCCCTTCCTGCAGACGACAaagaggatggggctggggtcCGCACAGCCTCCCCTATGCGGACCCCGCGTCGTTTCCCGGACCCTTGGATGCTTTTAGGCACTGCCTGAGGAGATGACCAGGCTGGCcacagccccaacacaccctgggTGACGTGTGCGGGGTACGGGTTGGCTGGATAGACATAGCCCGTATTAGTTCCGTCAGCTCAGATGCCCATGCTGGCTTTTCCAGGCCAGCGTTGGTGCCCACTGCCACTCTTGTTAAGGGCATGCTCTCACTGTGGTTACCTCCAGCTGGCGCACCCCACACGAACTCCCTCTCCACTGCCAACTCCAATGCAGCCTGCAGAGATCGAGGGTGCTCCAgctgcacatgcacacgcagcTCAGCGGGAGACAAAGCTCTGACGAACTGGTCTCTTGCCAGCTCGCTCTGCACATCCGGTGGCATGTGTGCGTATGCCCGCCGAGTGAGGCTCTCAATGTCATTTGCTAATGCACGCAGGGGCTCCCCTGGGAGTCTGTACCTGTTGCTGAGTTCATTTTTCAGCAGGCCAGGCTGCACACATTGTCCAAAGCGCCTCTTTAATGCAGCCACCAAAGCCCCATAATCATGCCTGTCCTCAGGGCTAACCAACAGAAGGCATTTTAATGCATCGTCTGTGAGGCACATTGCCAGCTGCagggctttctctctttccgtccACTCCCCCGCGTGAGCCAGCAACTCAAACTGTGCATGGAAGGCCTCCCAATCTGACTTACCCCCGTACTTGGGTGTTTTCACTGAGGACAATGCACTACGGGCGCCGCCATGATTGACGTTGTCACAGTCACAgtccgcccctccccctctcagcgGATGCTCTGCGCGGGACTTTGATCTTGCACCTGCAGCCATGCCAGCCTCCGAAGCCATCCTCGCAGCCGAATCCCGTATCTGAGATCTTGCCTGTTCCATCCTTTGAAACTCCTCAGACCATCGGGCTGGaccactgtctccctcctccttaacTTTCATGCCAGAAAAGTCCTCCTTACGCGAAGCCATGTCCCCCACAACAAACGTAGCCGCTAGCTAAACTGATAATTATCTACCCCCAAAAAATAAACGATAACGAACTTGTCTCCCGAGCTCACTCACTTTAGTTAAAGTTCACTTCTGACACCAATTGTAGCGATCTCAGTCACTACGAAGAGAGGTTTTTCTTGAACGAGCACTTTATTACTTCACAACAATGCACGTAAATCACTGCTACTAAACCGTGAGCACGAAGAGACTCATCAACcagaaaacacattttcttATTCAGGTGTCCCCGCCCCCCGGCTCCTCTGCCAGCCCCCCCCGTAGTGCCTAGCAACCCCCACATGAGCTTCCGCTGCTGACAGAGAGCAAGGACACCAGCACACAGGCCCACATACATCACAATGAACATGAACTTGAACAAATCAACACATACAAGACACTACAATATTATTGACTGGGAAGCCAGACAGACAATATCTCGTCGCACATACCGTTGAAATATTAAAAAGGTAAGAACGTATTTAAATTCATATCACAGTTAGCAATGGCTAGCTAGTTTCATAACGTAACGCTATGATGTGAGACTGCAGCTAGTATTGTGAgatgctagctagcttgccTGAACTTTCATGTCTGAACTAACAGTACAGTGCTAGCTGTAGTTTGTGTCGTCGCTAGCTCCAGCCTGTTTTACGAACGATTTGCTGTATTGTTAGAGCTAGCTACGTACTACAATATTAATTTGCTGGTTAGCTAGCCTAGCCGTTAAGACAGTTCAATTGCCAAATTACCAGTACTGTACTTGAACAGAACGTCAGTTTTTAGTCTCTATAGTTTAGCTAGCTGGGTAGAGCTactagctactgtactgtatattcttATTGCCGTAGAACTAGTGCTAGTCTATTTCCTACATAATAATGCTCCTAACAAGGTCTCTGGATTATGTAGTCACTTGGTCATGATTTGTGGAAAGAGAcatagagctagctaactgtttAGTTTTTTCAAATGTAAGACGCTTTGACGAGCACCACATCAAGCCTACACTAGCTCCCATCATCAGCCTACTAGTATATTAAAAACAATCTAGATGGATTATTAGCACTGTAGGTATGTATATGAGGAAAAAGTTTATTTTTGGTTGAACTATCCCTTTACACTCCTATTCAGGAAACGGTGTGCGGATTGTGTAAAGCCACGGTGCGTCATCGCTGATAAAGCTAGATAATGCAGTCCATTGATGCACGTCGTTGTTGGTTGTTGGCAAGCGGCCTCTGTCTTGCCTATATGGTTGGCACAGTTCAAGGTTAGTCTTGTTGTTGCCTCTTAAGTTACGAAGTGGTGCGTACTAGTGTTATTTAATCGCTCAGAAAGTGGTGTTATAGCCTGTCTTTCCATTTGCAGCACAAGCATGCAGCAAACCCAAACTCGAACCCGAACACCCCAACACGGTATTGTCACCTGGAGACATTGGAAAGGAAACATTTGAAGATGGATCCGAGGTCACGATTCAATGTCACATAGGTCATGTACGTGAGGGAGGGTCTCCGACCATCACATGCACTAACGGGCAGTGGAGTACTCTGACAATGACTTGTAAAAGTAAATATTTCTTTCACTCTATTTCCACACATATTCTGAAGCAGTGGATAAGTGGCAACAAGTTGATCATGCACACCTGGATGTACTAATAACGTCTGTACTATTTTATTTTAGGAAAGAACTGTGGCAGTCCTGGAGAAATACTGAATGGGCAGTTTAACATTGATAATGGGACCGAATTTGGCGACATAACTGTGGCTAAATGCAACACAGGGTTAGCACCATCTCTGGCATATTTTGGATAATGTAGCAACCTTTACTGGTCaacagtattttcattgttgttTCAGAATAAATAATTACCTGTGGCCTTTTCTGCCCTTTTGTCAGATACAAACTCATCGGCAGTGCTCGACGGCAATGtatggatggggggtggagtggCAGAATACCTACATGTGAAGGTTAGTGGGCAATTGGCAGACAGTGAAAGTAAATGTGCCGCTCACATTGTATACACTCAATCTCTGTCCATATTCctaaaatgtgtattttgtaTTCTGCCCTCAGTGTCAAAATGTGGTCCAGCACCTCAAGTTGTGAATGGTAAACCATCGTCGAATGAGGAGTCGTATGACTATGATGCTGTTATTCGTTACAACTGTAACCCTGGATTCACACTTAAAGGAAGTAAAAGCATACTTTGCAAAGGGGATGAAGTATTCGAACCAGCTCCGCCTCAATGTATAAGTAAGTAACTGTCGGATTGTGTTTGCTGACCAGTGACTGATATAAAAGGataaaataaacatatacactacacacacacacacacacacacacaatagggtTTCACAAGTCTGAGACCACATTGGACATTTAATGGGGGACTTGATTACTGAGAAAGCCAAGCATTCTGTGACGTTACAAGAAGCTATTTGGATCTGTGTCAAATCATGCTAGGATAGCATGGGTCATCAGGTTTTGCACAAACTGGTAGAGCCCATGCATGCTGTCATTAAATCAAAATCTGGACATACCAAGATATTCTGAAATGAATGTACACTTTCCCCTTCAAAATGTTAAGATTATCATTTCTAATGCAAAATTGAAGTATCTCGACTAGGGGTCTCAAACATTTGGAACCTACTgtttatataaataaatgttctCCAGCTCATAGTTGTCTTCTTTCATGTCTGCAGAGGTGGAGTGTCCTGCACCTGACGTTCAAAATGCCATTGTGATTGATGGAGCTTCCGCTCCCTACGGATACAAATCCTTTCTTACTTATAGGTGCAAAGCTGGATTTGTGATGCATGGAGCAGACAGTATAACATGTGAAATAGAAAGTGAATGGAACCCTCCTATTCCAGAATGCAGAGGTAAGGTTTCTATTCATCTCGTTGTTTTGTCTGGTTGTTGCCTGTTTCCCTTTGATTCAGGATTTTCTGTAAATTGTACATTTTTGTAAATAAATTACTAACATATGTCTTAAATTAATAAAATAACACACTCCACTTTCCAAATTAAAGACTAAAGTTGCATGACTATTTCACTAAAGTTCAGGTAAAGATGAATTGATGGGTTGAAGATGAGCTGGGTTCTCTGTTTCCTGGAGTAAGCAAACTTAGGGAAGGGAAGCCATTTCTGATCATCTCATGGTCTGGTAGTCAGCTCATCTGTCATGCATGTCTTCTGCTGCCTCTGCATTCTTACAATGCATTCTAGACTATACCACACACCACAGTGGCTGACCGAGGTTTTTTTAGTTGCTGATAAATCTAGATAATGCAGTCCATTGATGCACGTCGTTGTTGGTTGTTGGCAAGCGGCCTCTGTCTTGCCTATATGGTTGGCACAGTTCAAGGTTAGTCTTGTTGTtgcctcttaacccttgtgctgccttcgggtcacatgacccaaaggttcataacgaaccattgttgtgtttgcccaattttacccaatacaaaaacaaataaaaataattttcttttaacctttgcaatgtggggggtctgagacagcccaacggttaaaagaaaatgcttcactttgtttttgtatgcggtaaatttgtcgcaatacgacggtgggtcacaatgactgatgggtcagaatgacccgaagataacacaagggttaagttacgAAGTGGTGCGTACTAGTGTTATTTAATCGCTCAGAAAGTGGTGTTATAGCCTGTCTTTCCATTTGCAGCACAAGCATGCAGCAAACCCAAACTCGAACCCGAACACCCCAACACGGTATTGTCACCTGGAGACATTGGAAAGGAAACATTTGAAGATGGATCCGAGGTCACGATTCAATGTCACATAGGTCATGTACGTGAGGGAGGGTCTCCGACCATCACATGCACTAACGGGCAGTGGAGTACTCTGACAATGACTTGTAAAAGTAAATATTTCTTTCACTCTATTTCCACACATATTCTGAAGCAGTGGATAAGTGGCAACAAGTTGATCATGCACACCTGGATGTACTAATAACGTCTGTACTATTTTATTTTAGGAAAGAACTGTGGCAGTCCTGGAGAAATACTGAATGGGCAGTTTAACATTGATAATGGGACCGAATTTGGCGACATAACTGTGGCTAAATGCAACACAGGGTTAGCACCATCTCTGGCATATTTTGGATAATGTAGCAACCTTTACTGGTCaacagtattttcattgttgttTCAGAATAAATAATTACCTGTGGCCTTTTCTGCCCTTTTGTCAGATACAAACTCATCGGCAGTGCTCGACGGCAATGtatggatggggggtggagtggCAGAATACCTACATGTGAAGGTTAGTGGGCAATTGGCAGACAGTGAAAGTAAATGTGCCGCTCACATTGTATACACTCAATCTCTGTCCATATTCctaaaatgtgtattttgtaTTCTGCCCTCAGTGTCAAAATGTGGTCCAGCACCTCAAGTTGTGAATGGTAAACCATCGTCGAATGAGGAGTCGTATGACTATGATGCTGTTATTCGTTACAACTGTAACCCTGGATTCACACTTAAAGGAAGTAAAAGCATACTTTGCAAAGGGGATGAAGTATTCGAACCAGCTCCGCCTCAATGTATAAGTAAGTAACTGTCGGATTGTGTTTGCTGACCAGTGACTGATATAAAAGGataaaataaacatatacactacacacacacacacacacacacaatagggtTTCACAAGTCTGAGACCACATTGGACATTTAATGGGGGACTTGATTACTGAGAAAGCCAAGCATTCTGTGACGTTACAAGAAGCTATTTGGATCTGTGTCAAATCATACTAGGATAGCATGGGTCATCAGGTTTTGCACAAACTGGTAGAGCCCATGCATGCTGTCATTAAATCAAAATGTGGACATACCAAGATATTCTGAAATGAATGTACACTTTCCCCTTCAAAATGTTAAGAAGATTATCATTTCTAATGCAAAATTGAAGTATCTCGACTAGGGGTCTCAGACATTTGGAACCTACTgtttatataaataaatgttctCCAGCTCATAGTTGTCTTCTTTCATGTCTGCAGAGGTGGAGTGTCCTGCACCTGACGTTCAAAATGCCATTGTGATTGATGGAGCTTCCGCTCCCTACGGATACAAATCCTTTCTTACTTATAGGTGCAAAGCTGGATTTGTGATGCATGGAGCAGACAGTATAACATGTGAAATAGAAAGTGAATGGAACCCTCCTATTCCAGAATGCAGAGGTAAGGTTTCTATTCATCTCGTTGTTTGTCATCTGTTGTTTGTCAAGTTGTTTTGGCTGGTTGTTGCCTGTTTCCCTTTGATTCAGGATTTTCAGTCAATTGTAAATTTTTGTAAATAAATTACTAACATATGTCTTAAATTCATAAAATAACACACTCCACTTTCCAAATTAAAGACTAAAGTTGCATGACTATTTCACTAAAGTTCAGGTAAAGATGAATTGATGGTTTGAAGATGAGCTGGGTTCTCTATTTCCTGGAGTAAGCAAACTTAGTGAAGGGAAGCCATTTCTGATCATCTCATGGTCTGGTAATCAGCTCATCTGTCATGCATGTCTTCTGCTGCCTCTGCATTCTAATCATTATTACAATGCATTCTAGACTGTACCACACACCAcaataagactttattttataataataataagactttatttatatagcacatttcatacaagaattgaagctcaaggtgctttacatacaatcaataatacaagtgataaaagtaataataaacataaataaaaatacaagccgcagtctttgcgggaatccaaaacacacaagccgcagtctgcggtatctcgagccacagtctttgcggtatctcgagccacagttttcacagagatgtcgttatgccactgcatacttctattctataaaaaaacaaaaaacgtaattattcataagtatgcagtggcatactcTTGttatctctgacgttgataacaaaccaaaccgtttaaaaatcggttgaaaattgagcaggttatggtcatttaaaaagtacatgtagcatcaacacaatgttatgggtgagcgagttgactgtagcaagatggccgccatgtgcggacgttctagactccgccgtaagacatctagtctttatatatgtCTGTGGTCTAAGCCATGACCTGAcccggaccaggctagtttcgaagcataagttaccatagtaactgagttcgaactacgttgagctagctttatggaaccgaatgaactagaaatgagtcagactaactgacataagtctggcttattcggtaaactcgctttttggaacaggcctcaggtcCTGATCCGAAGCCCCCTCCTAGTAAGTTCTGATGAAGCCCATATTTTGATTCCTTTTCAACTCCATCTGAGCAATGCTCTTGTGCTTACCTGTGCTTTTATTTTTCACTCAGACACTGGAGTCATTGTCGGGGCAGTTATTGGCACACTTGGtaagtttctttttttctttttttccccttaaCTTTCTGAATAAAATATGCCAataggtgggagtcaggtggctgagcagttagggaatcgggctagtaatcagaaggttgccggttcgattccccgccgtgcaaaatgccgttgtgtccttgggcaaggcacttcaccctacttgcctcaggggaatgtccctgtatttactgtaagtcgctctggataagagcgtctgctaaatgtaaatgtaatacatttagtcattttttagcagacgctcttatctagagcgTAATCCAGAGTAAtaataatggccgggtttcccagatttgttaagaagctcttaacgtcaagagcttcttaggagcgttctaagagcgttctagagctttcttagaacgctcctaagaagctcttagtgttaagagcttcttaacgaatctgggaaacccggccaataacattaatgGCTCACTAGCGCTCACTCACATGACGGCTTCTCCTGACTCACTCGCTCTTTTCAACACTGTTCATAAAGACAACTGTCACCATGATCAGTCACCTTTAATTACAGCTCTCGGGGTGGGTACTCTGGCAATGTGGCCACCAAGTAACAACAGGAAGTTGTAGCACCCTTTGGCCATGGTCAGATGGACTTCAGATGACTGCCAGATCAGTGCAGTCAAAATGAGTAACTGAATCTAGCTTGGATATGCTATTTGCTATAAGTGCTATAAGTGCTATGCTATAAGTTTTTTCCCAGATGATGAGATCATAAACATTCAACTGAACACAATGCTGATAACCACCTTGTGTGTTCCAAGATTCCTTGTTCCTAGTAATGTATCATGCTACAACCTCCAAAGTCCAACAAATCTAACCTTTGTGTCACAGGTCCACCGGGCATTGAGAGACAACACCAATCTTTAATCCATGCATCTAATTCATCCatcttgttttctttttacAGTACAAAGCACTGCAGCCCTCCTATTGATTCACTATAGCCTCCTGTGAGCTTCAGGGAGAGAGGTGGCTCCTTCTGCATCAGATCTTGAATGTGTCCCGTCCCCTGGCAGCGACCTCCTCCATGGCTTTGAGACAACAAATCAGAACCCACCACAGCCAGATTGAATAGTTTGGCTCATGACCATGTCATTTGCACAAAATCTGTATGATGTTATGGTTTCAACAAATCTACCATCGTTCGATACACATATCCATCTCTCACCAGTCAAAAGTTAGTTGATAGAAACAACCATTTCAGTAAACCATAAAAGTGACGTGGATGCAAATGAGGTAACATTGTCACCTTTTTGGCCTGTATAAGTTCTTATCCACCCACTAATGACACATCATAGGTGGACTGAAGGAAAAacttatgggggggggggggaaatattgTGATTATTTTTAAGTTGACACAGTAGCCATCTGTATGTAATGTTTCTCATGAATCATTTTTCTCCTAGCTCCCATATAAATATAACAATTTATTTCACGCTTCCAGGCTACTCTTGTACCGTTAGCTGTCTGACATACAACTCGTATTTGTGCCTGTTGTAAAGTAAGTGAAGGAAATTATATCTCTTACAATTTTAACACAACTAGTTGTGCAGTGTCATCTTGTCTGCAAGATGCATATAatgcaggggtccccaaacttttttaTGCGAGGGCCAgatacttttttctttctttaattaTAATCAAATCATAAttaccttttttcatattcatttctattgaaaccaaaacatttacttacttaTGTATATTAATTAATTCATCAGTGTAAACTTTTTtaaattttatatatatatatatatattttttttttttgtttttaagccGGTGAGTGCTTATGTTTTTGTGATGcagaaagcaaaaaaaaaaaagtagtgCTGTCAgataaacgcgttattaacggcgttaacgcaaacccattttaacggtgtcaatttttttatcgagagattaacgttctttttggcctagcaaacattgttgtttttttcacatgctgttgcaacaactaccgacgttagaaaaactacaacaccacactggatctagctagaccggaaacaaaacaacaggcacgccgcacacacttgtttgggcttgcgagccggctaaagagtagtaggccaataatattctgaatggaaagttaacttttaaaaagttgccaaatggtccCATTGACaataccaaagtgatctgtgtgttttgtcattgtgaactgagctatgaTCGCAGcatgtccagtctgaaataccacttgatggccaagcacacagctaatgcgaattctccgctccctcgtcaaagccaggcgattgcaatgttgttttcaataaataaaaacatttgcatTAAGCAAtctgatccacttttccatgttgataagagcattaaaatgagaaaaaataatgggcCAAAAAGAAAttaagggacatttagaatagataaaattagcgattaattgcgattaatcgcgagttaactatgagtAATGCGAttcaatattttaatcgtttgacagcactaaaaaAAAGCTTTAACATAAAGGCCACCCGCTATCCACAAGCATAATATCCTCCTTTTCCAATAGTCTTGTCAAAACGGAAGTTTTAAAGCTGAAAGTGTTGCAGTGGTTCCTTGTTGGCGCAACAGCCTGCACCTTGCATTGTGAGACCTGATATGTTCTATTAAGTGTCCTGCAAGAATGCTGGAGTTGGGTGTTCTGGGTCCTTAAATATGCCTTATCCATCAAAGTGCAAACTGTGTATAGTTGTACCATTTCATTTTGTACTTGAGACATTGTGTCCCAGTGGTAATGTATCTTTGTGTTATTAAATTGAAAGGCCATTCTTTCCTGCTCTGATGAATAGATTTGTGAAATGTAGTTGACTTTGTGTTAGCAAAACCAGTATTGTGTGGAatgtgcagggagggggggggggaaggggtgtgtgtggtgatgatgaAGCTGTAGTTGGATCGCCTTATTTCaactgagaaaagagagaggcaggggtgcaTGGAGAGGGTTAGAGTGAGGCACAATAAATGTTACACACAAAACGTAGCATTCATAAATAAAATTACACTGTTGCAGAAAGGTATTCCATCAGTGTGATAGGGGAGAAACTATACTATAAAATACAATTGTTTGTCTGATATCCGTTTGGTGTGGTTGGAGCTCTCTATATAACGTCTAATGTGAGACTGTAGCTAGTACTGTGagctgctagctagcttgcagGAACTTTCATGTCTGAACTAAATAAAGCCTCACCCCCGGGCTATCTGTGACTGGGTCCTAGagccgcctgtgtgtgtctgtcacttCCTTTGGTCCTCTAGGCACCCTACTATATCACAATGACCTTGTGTTTTGGTATGTTTCATATATCTCTCGAATCTTTGTCCTGTGCCTCTCTGTCACTTCCTTTGGTCCTCTAGGCACTCTACTATATCACAATGACCTTATGTTTTGGTatgtttcatctctctctcgcctctctctctctactagtGTATCTGTATGTGGTTCCAACACCAAACCCACAACACCAAGAGAAATAAGAAATTCATCCAGTTTTTTCTTGGTAGTTTATTGTGGCTGAAGATCAACAGGGATTATGAAGACCATGTTGGTACCTATCCTCCTTCTAGCTGTTTTAGGTTAAGGAGGAGTCTATGACTGTTCGGACTAAAAAACACTACTACACCTTTGTCTAAGATCCTGGTTTCTGAGGGAGACTATTTGCCATTCAGGAATAAACCAGACAGGCTCAGAGTAGAGGTCATTTCCAAATGTACAAGTGGGCTCCTTTTCAATAAATATTGTTGGAAATCTTGTTTGTTGTCAGTCTAATAACCCATGAATGTGGTGtgcgtacagtacagtaaactgTGTAATCATTGGGCATTGTCATAGAATCTGTATCTGTCATGGTATTCAGTAAAGCCTAGTTTGTTCCCAAAGATGAAGAACACAGTTTGGCCAACTGAGGGCAGCATAGTCGTAAAATAATCAtagtataaaaataaaaaaaacgaagCAAAAAGTTTCAAATGCAAATATATTATGCTCTGTATGTGGGGATCTCTATGTCAAAACCCTTTATTTTCATAAAGACCAAAATATAATGGTTCTGTCTAACAATTATTTTGAAAGCTTGAACTCTCTTTTTAAAGGAATAAAAGATTAAAAAGGGAAACCTAAATTTCAGATGTGAcgataaaaacattttaaattgctATTCGTTTTGGACCCCACCCGAGGATCAACATAGGAGTGATACAACCTAGATCCCACCCGGGAAATTACTCAGAGGCATAAAGTACACATCAACCCTAATTACAATGGAGTACCACGCCACAGAGGAAGTAAAAACTGGTAAAAAGGAAATCCTACTCTAACCAGAAATGTGAGTCCCTTTTAAAAGGATAGTTCCCTCAGTAGTATCCTGACCTTGACTGTGGCTGTTTACCCTTAGAGTTTTAGGACatgttattaaatgtaaattatacatCAATAGATTAATTAAGTAAAGTTAGGGTGTTAGTATGTTAGCCTACAAATAATACAATTTGATGCATATTATTTATTGGACAGGATACAGTGAAGAGAAGCCTACTCTTTTATTGCTTCCTAAATGACCATATAAATGCAAATACAGTAGGCCCTATCCCATTCCAAACTTTGTGAAATCTAATCTGTATCTTAAATAAATATTTCAGCTGCACTATTGGTGGAAGTGTACTGTTCACCATCAAAATGTACCAC encodes:
- the LOC134018735 gene encoding C4b-binding protein alpha chain-like, which encodes MQSIDARRCWLLASGLCLAYMVGTVQAQACSKPKLEPEHPNTVLSPGDIGKETFEDGSEVTIQCHIGHVREGGSPTITCTNGQWSTLTMTCKRKNCGSPGEILNGQFNIDNGTEFGDITVAKCNTGYKLIGSARRQCMDGGWSGRIPTCEVSKCGPAPQVVNGKPSSNEESYDYDAVIRYNCNPGFTLKGSKSILCKGDEVFEPAPPQCIKVECPAPDVQNAIVIDGASAPYGYKSFLTYRCKAGFVMHGADSITCEIESEWNPPIPECRGKVSIHLVVLSGCCLFPFDSGFSVNCTFL
- the LOC134018736 gene encoding C4b-binding protein alpha chain-like isoform X2, translating into MQSIDARRCWLLASGLCLAYMVGTVQGKNCGSPGEILNGQFNIDNGTEFGDITVAKCNTGYKLIGSARRQCMDGGWSGRIPTCEVSKCGPAPQVVNGKPSSNEESYDYDAVIRYNCNPGFTLKGSKSILCKGDEVFEPAPPQCIKVECPAPDVQNAIVIDGASAPYGYKSFLTYRCKAGFVMHGADSITCEIESEWNPPIPECRDTGVIVGAVIGTLVQSTAALLLIHYSLL
- the LOC134018736 gene encoding C4b-binding protein alpha chain-like isoform X1, which encodes MQSIDARRCWLLASGLCLAYMVGTVQAQACSKPKLEPEHPNTVLSPGDIGKETFEDGSEVTIQCHIGHVREGGSPTITCTNGQWSTLTMTCKRKNCGSPGEILNGQFNIDNGTEFGDITVAKCNTGYKLIGSARRQCMDGGWSGRIPTCEVSKCGPAPQVVNGKPSSNEESYDYDAVIRYNCNPGFTLKGSKSILCKGDEVFEPAPPQCIKVECPAPDVQNAIVIDGASAPYGYKSFLTYRCKAGFVMHGADSITCEIESEWNPPIPECRDTGVIVGAVIGTLVQSTAALLLIHYSLL